The following nucleotide sequence is from Solanum dulcamara chromosome 7, daSolDulc1.2, whole genome shotgun sequence.
TAGATAACAAACTATTATTCAGAATATTTATGTGCTGATAGCTCATGGTCAGATACGACTAAAAACGAGATACAGtaaacttgaaatcattgaCAAGCGAAGGAAGAGAGAACTTAGGTATCAGAATTACCCCATGGAAACTCCTTGTTACGAATGTGCAGATACGGATAAGGCTGCAAACAGAAATAGAAATGATTGGCAAGaactataaaatatatatgaaatagAGCAACTAATGGACAAAACATATATGAAATAGAGCAACTAATGGTACACATGTAAATAATCTGTCTCAATTGTAAATTCCCCTTCATTACACAAAATTTCAATCCCTCAAAACAAAATAATCCCCCTATAACGTCTGTTTTCAATCAACAAAGGAACACAAGTTAGACCATTAGATATTATCAGGACCAAATATCGTAGGCATTCGTCCACAAATgatcaaattattatttaaaggGAGTCTCAAATCTCATTACTTCAACAGGACTAGTGAAAACTGAAAATCCCTCGGAAATATATTGTCAATAAGAGTTAATGTTTTCATTTGAAGTTCTGTATCCAAATTTTTAAGACAGAACAGCATATTAACACTTACAGGAGGCTCTTCATAGTGGGGATGACCCTTAGAGAGATTAAAGATTGTAAGAATAGTGCACGTAATTATTCCAACATAAGTAATTTTCTCCCACTTAGCTGCTTCACCTGCCCACAAAAAATAAAGGGATCATTCAATATTAACACTTCATTCACATcggaaattatttttatacagCGGAATCACACAACTACAGATAGAATTCTTTGTTTTGTATTGGATAGTTGGTAAATaaatatcaatatatcatccCTCGAATAAACTAATATGTAACACAGAGATCCCATTCGAAAACAAAGCTTTTTTAACATATACCTGAAGACGACTAGTTATGTGTAACACGTACATTTGTATGTATGTATAAATGTACACATATATATGGAGGCAGatctaaaattcaaatttgattaATTCAACCTTTAGTACTATGGTATCTGCTAGGCATCAGAACTTAAAAAGTTCTCCTTTTTTCTGTCACCTCAATCCAAAACTAGTTACAATCCATTTTTTCtgtttgttttcttgataaGTAGTTGCAATTGTCTATATGAAACATCTGTGATGcagtcattttttaaaaaacttaatttccatgtcatattatattattgtaAATATATGGCAGCCAAACTTAACCCCAAAAATTGGCTCAAGAGGGATGAACTTCACAAATCTATATAAGCAAACCACTAGCTTATTGATGTGGGATTCTAAGTTACTCCAACACACCCTTCATGCACAGGGCCAACTGGGCGTGGACTAGGATCTCAAACAGGAATAAACTGACATTGATATCATGTAAAATTATGACACTAAGCCCAGCTCAACTTCAAAAGCTAACTCAAAAGGGCGATGTAAAAGTCTAAATAGATATTATATAGATAGagacacctaaaatatcattttattagaaaatttcATAACTTAACTATTCATTATTCTATTTACCTACCCATACTATCATTACCTTTGTATTAAATACACCTCAATATTGAGTATACCTACACGCGCGCCCCGTTGGATATTAATAACAAATATTTGATCAACTCAATATCGAAATATACTTTAATACAAAGGGACCAATAATTTAGACATGTAAGGGAAACGTACAATCGATAATTGAGATATAAAAGatgattgaaaataattaaaataaaataaaatttaagatgATGAACTTACGGGCCTCGTCATGGTGGGAGGAAGAAGAGAAAGTCCTCTTGAATGCACCGCCGCGGAGGGCGGAGTGAATTCTAGATTTGATCAGAGCAGACGCCATTAATTCCGGTGAATTCTAAACTCTTTCCGCTGCTTACTGTTAACACtataaaaaaagatttattatATCGAAAAAGGACAAAAATGTTCTGGAATCTTCCCCCTGCTTTGAAaggtttgataaaaaaaaaagtaatttatatatcaattatatGATGTTACTCCTTATGCTTCAAGTTTATCAATAACCAAATTAAACTATTAAGCTTGGCTCAaacatgatatatgaaattatgatataaaattaaagttctaTTTGAACATGCAAATTcaaatgaaaaattaaattaaattgaagttgaaaaaatCAAAGTGAATCGAATGAATATGGTATTAGGtgcatatttttttcaaaatcaaacaCACAAAAATCGAATCGAAAGCTCACCCCTACTTCAAGGCATAAATTCAGTGACAAAAGTTATGAAATTCTTGTCCTACAAATCGCAAGTCATGTATAAGGCAGAAGTTATgcttgaaaataaaatttctctaaaaaTCTTGCCTTATAAATGAAAAGTCGTGCTTATGATAGAAGTTACGCCTTAAAACAAAGCATTCTCTAAAATAATTTTCCTGCGAAACTAATTGTGCCTAGTGAATTTAGATCGTAACTAATGATATTTAGTCCacaaatttttattaaataacaataggataaaaattaaaaatcatgatatttaaaaaaacaaaatttaaatacCACCCCAAAATAGGAAAGTCCAAAAACTTGTAAACAACCATTACTGGGAGAGAGAGAAAGTACAATAAGATCATCATTTATGATAATTCCTTCTTATATGAGAGAccaaaaattttaaagaaaataatcagTTATCGAACATTAATGATATTGTTGTATATTACTCTATATTAGAAGTGGGAATGAGAGGAGCTTCGGGTCAAGAGGTTACTTTGGTAATTTTCTATATTTCTGTGCTAATTACATTTCTCCTGGTGATGTTAAAAGTTAAACTGCAGATTcatattttttggttttttcaTGGATGGCCACGTGGGGCATTATCGTAAATTTATTCGCTGGAAATTTGTCCATTTTGgtgcataattttattatttagctttattttattttatttatctcatatattaaaaatagatatttcatatattttaaaattttaaatttaactaTTATTATCTTATATAGTTATTTAACATTAAGTATATCAtgaaggtaaaaataataaaattatattaatttaaagaTAGACGGCggaatatatattatttaaaaattacgttaaaagtactataaatcacaataattaataagttaaaatatcttttaagaaaaacatattaaaattttgGTTTAAACTCTCAAAATTTCATATGTGCGACATAATTGAgacaaaaaaataacatatattatttgaaaattattttaaaatgactaGAAATAATATTacttaacaacttaaaatatttaaaaatcatataaaaattgTGTCAACTCCCCTAATTATAtttgtgtcacataaattgagacaaataGAGTAATATATAGCACGAGCTCTTGTAGGGAATGAGAAGTGTTTAGGGCCAGTCGGTCAATTGACTGATTTGCACATCTCCTTCAATTTCCTCTTTTTATATGTagtattttttccattttaatttatttgtcttacttttctttaatatgttatatatttaaaaattatatatatataaagtagtattataaatcacaataattaacaacttaaaatatttaaaatatatactaaaattTGGTTAACTCTTGAAATTTCACATGtgacacataaattgggacaaatgGCGTAACCAatgttatttgaaaattacgttATTTAAAAtgactataaatcacaataattaacaactaaaaatatttttaaaatatattacaaaCTTAGACTCTCGAAATTTTACATGTGCGAATAAAGTGAGTAACatgtattatttgaaaattacgttAAAAGTgatataaatcacaataattaataacttgaaatatttttttaaaattcttctttttatatttaatattttatctgTTTCAgtttatttgtcttactttccttttcaGTATGTtgtgtatttaaaaattatgaaaaaaaaatataaatcataataattaacaactttaaAACTTTGATTGGCTCTTGAAACTTCACATATTACATAATAGGTCAAGCAAATTAAAATGTAAGGAGTatcatgtatttaaaaattatgaaaaaaatagtaCTATAATCACAAttattaacaacttaaaatatttttaaaaatatgtgaAAAATTTGGTTGGCTCTCAAAATTTTACTTATGCCACATAAATTAGAACAGTGAGAATAGCATATATTATTTGTAAATTACATAAAAAGCcatataaattacaataattaacaatttaaaagaTGACTCTCCTAATTCTATctgtgccacataaattaaaacaaatggAGTAACTAGATGTGAGTCGCTCAGGATCTATCGATGAACTGCCTTCTACTTCAATTTcctctatttatatttaatatattttttttaatttatttgtgttactttcctttttagtatgttacatatttaaaaattacgaaAAAAGTAAtactataaattaaattaattaacaacttaaaatatttttaaaaacatattaaaattttgactGACTCTCAAAATTTCACATGTGACATAAATGGACGGAATGAGTAACATTTATTTTTCCTCTTGTATATAGAATAGAATTAATGTGAGCAGGTTATGGTCAGTCAGTGAAAATTaacaacttcaaatatttaaaaaatatattaaaaatttaattgattctcaaaatTTTACTTATACGAGTAATAtctattatttgaaaattatataattagtattataaattacaataattaatattttaaaatattttaaaattatataaaaatttaattgactATCCTAATTTCATCAGTGCAACATAAATTAAAGATAGATAAAATAGCACATGACGTTTTGCAACTAGTACAATTTATAAGAACTCAACAGTGACCAATCGTGGCCACACTAAAAAGTATTTTTGTACGGAAAAGGATGAAAAAAGGATTTGGAATGAGagagattttttaattttaataacgGTGTTTtatgaattagaaaaaaaataatacggataaaatagtaaaaatcttGATTAAACAACTACATGAGCTTATAAGAACATGATTTATAAATAAATCCAAagtaattataaattaattttgatcAGTTTATAAACTTAGCCAAACACCCTTTACGACTCAGTTGAGGTCATTGGccgacattttttttttttttttcatttatcaatttttatattGCACGCATGTTCTCTCAAGTGAAGCTATGTTAAGCTTGAGAGAACTCATTTCCCTCCATTCCTTCGTCAAAATACCAATGAAGAAAGGCCCTCTTGGCATACATTAGATTAAAATTGTGATTTATTCGGGAGAAAAGCTCACGGATACTCATCGTGTTAAAATCAACATCATCCCCGCAGTAAATTGTGAAGCATCTCATGTACTTTCCGTTATGTGGATGTAATGActctgaaggttatttttggatttttttgtaaaatgaacGTTTAACCCCTTTCGATAGTCGCCTCGAGTCATTTTTTATCAGTGTTGGGTGTTAATTTTGGTAAATTCTTTGATAAATtgagtttttggaagttttgagATTTCTAAAAGcttaaagtgttcaaaagtgatTTTTGGGATCAACCGGAATTGCGACTCTCGAAATGAAATTTCGTCGATTTCATTAGCTCTGGAATGTGGATTTTGGTCTAGGTTGAGTTAACGGaattagatttggagttgtaacgtgggtttgaggtcctaagttggaagtttgaagaattttagaccaagatttgactttggtcaacattcgaaGTTTCGATactcagaatgaaattttgacAACTTCGTTGGATTCGGATGATGATTTTAGATCTAGTGGGTGGTCTTgactgaatttttagaggtcccgagcttgttttggtattttgaggcTTAAAATTAGTTTAGTTCCGATGTTTTGGGTTCCTGCTGAAGGAGACCTCAACTTCGAATTtcgatggttccattgagtcgaGAACATCGAATTTAGCAGGGTGACATATAAGGTTTTTGTAGTCGGAATTCCAAACAAATTTTGAGGGGTCAGTCTGTGAATTTGAGCTTTAGGGTGTTTGCTGATATCTGGCGTCTTTGTCCTCTTCTCCACGTTCACGGTCCCTAGGCCGCATTTGTGGAGCTTCTGTTGGTTTTTCTTCGCGTTCGCGGTCCATAGGTCGAGTACGCAGAGCACCTGAAGTCCCTCTTTCATGTTCCCGGAGCTGATGCCGTGTTCGCGAAGGGCCCGGTGCCTTGTCTTCGCGTTCGCGGAGTTAGTGATCTTCGTTCGCAGAGAGTAAAATGACCCTTAAACAGTAACCTTTATCAAAAGTCAGGGTTTCACCATTTTTAGATTTTGAGAGCTCTGAATAAGTGCTTTCAAAGAGAATTTTTGTGGAAAATCTTGTGGGTAAGTATTTTTAACGTGTATCTTCCATTACCCATTGATTATACACCGATTTTGGCCTCtaatttatgattttgaacATTGAATTTTGGGGATTTTTCAAGAACTCATGGATTTTCTTAAATTGATGATTCCTGACTAATTTTTACTCCAAATTCAAAACGGTTTTGCTAATAGATTCGTTATGTTATAAAGAATGTTTTCATACAAATATTTCCAGATTTACCCATCATTTTTAGAATTGGGTTTTTGGATCGATTTCGGCTGAATTTCAGAAATTATGATTTGGGTGTCGTTAAACTCGTATTCTTAttgaaaattcatatttgattagattttttCGATTTTGGAGCGTCGACGTAAGGAAAGACTCAAGTTTTGGACTAGTGTTGATCAAAatcgaggcaagtgaatttttaaacctTCGTTAAGCTTGTAGAATTCTATACTTCTTGCTGTttgtgttggggagtaatgggaCAGGATTCGAGAATCACTTGTGAACTTTGGATGAATTAAGGATAATGAATAAGGTAATAAAAAGGAATTTGACGAATTTTATCGTTGTGTGTGATATGATTGATGATATTGACTTATCTGAGATAGTGCCTTAACTATATTGATTTGACTCATGAGTTGTTATGACTATCAttgcatatttttatatatgtgATCATGCCTATATTGTACTGATTTTATGGCACAATTGATATGAAACACTTGTGATAATAATGAGAAATATAAGAAGGGTCATATGCTCCGTGGTTGTGATTATGAGAAATAGAGATCGGGCCACACGCTGCGTGGCCAATATTATATGAAGGATCGGGTCAAATGCTCCGTGGCAGATTTCATAGACAGATATGTCCTCATGGATTCCAGACTAAGATTTAGTGGATGTGTACCAATAAGACAGACGTGCATCATATTATCTGACACAACATTGCATTATTGTACTTTATTGATCGTCTATATGACATAAGGATTTATAGGCTTCAATCACATGCCTCCTGATGTGCTCCAGACTTATTCTCTTATTAAGACCTTAGTAAGAGAATCTGCGAGATTATTATAAGATTTGACATAATCAGCATTAATGGTACCACTTGTCAAATACGATCTCACATTACTATgattcctccttataggtctggatttaccattgtaataacgattttgaactctaccaattgcagcagtgctatcacaatgaattaaaataggagaaattgatttttcaaaataaagtatttgaaataataaatctctcAATCAATTCGCCTCCTCACTAGCTGAAGCTAAAGCAATTAGTTTAGCCTCCACGGTAGAGTTAGtaattatagttttttttttatttccaaCAAATAGCACTACCTCCCAATTTAAAAATGTAACCAGTGGTAGAACAAGAATCATCTGAAAAAGTGTTCCAATCTACATCAGAGAAGCCTTCAAGTACAAcaggatattttttataaaacaaaccacaaatttttattccaattaaatatctcataactcTTGTTGTAGCATGTCAATGTTTATTACCTGGCTTGCTTGTAAACCTGCTAAGTACTCCTACTGCATATGCATTATAGGGGTGTTCGAACGAAACCGAAAAACCGATCCGAACCGATAAACAAAGTTAAACTGATTTAACAAACCGAAAACCGgatcggtttggtttggttttagatTTTAAAAACCGATAACATTTGGTTTAGTTTGGTGTTACCCATAAAGAAAACCGAACTAAATCGAACCGGACCGATgaatatgtacatatttaaaatattatatatatttatatatgtttattaaactttatctattttttaacttcTTCATAATTTAGGACCATTCCAAGAAAAAAGTCTAGCCCATGTTTCCCAAGCCCATTTAcgtttaaagtaaaataaaaaatccttATTGAATAGttaacataaataattttttccctCGTTAGATTTTTAGTTCCCCTATTATTTCCTCCCAAACCCTGTAGACCTCTATACTGCTCTAAGTCTCTCACGACAACAATTGAGTACAAGAAGTTTTAATTCCGTAAGTCTGtaactttttcttccttttactTTTTTGGTTACTTTTTGTATGTTCCCTACTCTTTGTTTGTGTAATTATTTTTGTGTCTTTGAAATTTTACTTGAATGAATTGCTTCTCTAGTCTTCATCTTGTatgtgttttttattttatttctctgtTATTTTAGATTTTCTCCACTGATTTAGATTTTTTCTGTTGATTTAGTTTTTATCTAATAATTTTggatttctctatttatttagatttttggaTACTTTTTTTCAGATGGAAACTACAACTACTCAAAAAGAGGTGGAGCCAGTGGAGATAACCAACAAAGTATCTCCAACTACTTTGCTGGAACCTGAGCTTGACGGTGATAAAACTCGTGATATTACTCCCAATCATgctaaaaaagaaaacaaacaactCTTTGCTACCCTGATCGTACCCTTGTGAGTAGTGACAGGAGAACATCCAGCGTTTGGAAATACTATACTGAATATCTTGATAAATGCGATAAGAAAAGGGCGAAATGTAACTACTGTACTAGTAACTTTGCTTCTGAAAGTACGAATGAGACCTCAACGCTATGGAGATATTTAAATGAGGTTTGTCCTAATTCCCCTCTCAGAATTATTGACAGAAATCAATCAAGGTAGTTAAAAAAGGGGAATAAGCATATAGTACAATACTGTAGAAAAGGTTGTGATTAACGTCAATGAGATTAGGAGAGCCATTGCTGAGTTTGTCATTATTGACGAACAACCTTTTAAAGTTGTTGAAGGGGAAGGTTTTAGGAGATTAATAGTAGTTGTTTTGCCTAATTTTCAATTACCTTCTCTCTTGACTGTTGCTAGACAATGTTTAAAAATATATcaggaagagaaagaaaagcTTATTCATAATAAATGTGTATGTGCTACTAGTGATAGATTACTTCAAAATCTAACTTATATGGTTGTCACTGCCCATTGGATAGATGATGAgtgaaatctaaaaaaaaaaatctcaactttttccAAACATCAGATCATAAAGGTGAAACAATTGCTAAAGGAATTTAGGCGTGCTTATTTGATTGGAAAATTAATAACATATTCACGGTGATCTTAGATAATGCAACTGCTAATGATTCTGTAATTAAACACTTGAAAAGAAGAATTGAGGATTGGAAaggaggcatcttaggaaatgaGTTCTTACATGTTAGATGTAATGCTCATATTCTAAATTTGATCGTGAAAgaaggactcggtgaacaaaataaGTCTATTTCTCGAGTAAGAAATGCTATCAAATATGTTAAGTCCTCAGCTGAATGGTTTGATTCCTTTAAGTCATTTGTCGAGAAGGTTAAGATTGACACTCATGGTCTTTTGACTTTAGATATTGAGACTAAGTGGAACTCCACATATATGATGCTAGATACAGCTGTAAAATTTGAAAGGGCATTTTCAAGaatgtatgatgatgatcacAAGTACCTCAAGTATTGTTTAGAAACAAATAATGTGGGAGGGCATCCATCGATATATGATTGGAAGAATGTTAAAGTTTTCATTAAGTTCCTTGAGATTTTCTACCAGGTAACTTTGAAATTCTTAGGAACTTCATATGTTACTTTCAATTCTTTCTTCCATGAGATCTTTAatcttcaaaagataatttgcaAATATGTTCATAGTGAAGATTCTATTTTGAGTGGCATGGCTAAAAAGATGAAGCTTAAATTTAACAAATAGTGGGGTACTTTTGAAAGTATGAACAAGTTATTATTCATTGCTGTTGTTTTGGATCCTCGATACAAGTTGAAATATGTGGAATATCTGTTTAAAAACTCTTATGATTGTTTGGTGGGAGTCGAAAAATCGAAAAAAGTGATGGATATTTTGAGTCGCTTGTATGATTACTACATGAGTTCTTTTTGTGGGACTCATACCGATAAAATTGTTAGTCAAACAAGCTTGAATGATGAAATTTATACCATTCATAGTGACAAGACTTGACAATCATAATGGGAGAAATATTTGGCAAATGAAgacaatattaaaaataaatcagaacTTGATAAGTACTTGGTAGATGATTTGAAAAAGACTAAAGAGTTAGATATTTTGGCTTGGTGGAAAGTTTCTTCGGCTAGATATCCAATTATTTCTAGGATGGCAAGAAATATTCTTTCTATTCCCATTTCTACTATTGCTTCTGGATCAGTTTTTAGCACCGGTGGTCGGATTCTTGACTCTTATCGAAGTTCTTTATCTCCAAAGACAGTAGAAGCTCTTATTTGCACTCAACAATGGTTAAGATCAACTTTCAAAGAATGCAAGCTTGAAGATCTTTTAGAAGAAATTCAGAAATTTGAGATAGTTAAAAAAGGTAAATTTACACATTTAACTCTTTATGAATAtgtcttttatattttaaaaagttttaacgCCTACTTTGTTaaactttcttctttcttttttcagaATATGATGGCACAACCTTGAGCATTGATTAGTTTGGATGTTGCAATTGAAATTGGTAGTGCAACTGTTTTGCTCTTTGGTAGTTAAATTTCAGGTTTTTGATGCTGCTTCACCTGAAGTCTTTTGGATTATGctattgacttatttttttgtatttaatcaCACTTTTATGCAAGCAATTAAGTGATCTTTCTCTGGTGATAGCTAGGTATATGGTTCTTTTGTGTTGAATGTTGATCATTCGGAGGACTGTTTAAAGACCTTGttatttttctcaacttgattaataaaaaaataatgtatataATTAACCTTTTATGGGCTAGCCTtctgtcacaccccgggagggtaccctagacgtgaccggcactcgaagatcattgctggtccccaagcgaactacttgatccaatcacacatccattcatatcaatcaatcagcgaaaagtttaaattaatgaaatactttactgggcaactcaaatcatcaacctaactcaaataataaaggccatgggccaacaaatcaaactccaatctatgtcattaaatagtttgacaagaataattcaagaaataaaatactcaatcgacccatcactatctagtctatgaagcctctatcactactatctaattggtgccaatgacatgttcatggctacctcaaatcaaaatgaaaagagctaaactcaacgcaagaataacataagtggtgtcctccgaatgtaggggaggactcaccattaagttgagtgtgaatagatcctcaatggtgctcctattgacgatctcttaaacctgtctttgcatcataaaatgatgcaggtcgaaatggacgttagtacatagaatgtacgagtatgtaatatggcagaatgaaacatacctcaaggtagaataataccggttcaaatatttcaagtcataaagataagagagactcaatcaaggtatcataagtctaaaataAGAACACAGCTTAGACggggaccaatcatataccatccaatccaatccaatcatgtacaatccaatcacttatcatctaatccaatccaatccaatcacatatcatctaatccaatccaatccaatcatgtacaatccaatcacatatcatttaatccaat
It contains:
- the LOC129895940 gene encoding cytochrome c oxidase subunit 6a, mitochondrial-like; the encoded protein is MASALIKSRIHSALRGGAFKRTFSSSSHHDEAREAAKWEKITYVGIITCTILTIFNLSKGHPHYEEPPPYPYLHIRNKEFPWGPDGLFEKKHH